A genome region from Nocardia sp. NBC_00565 includes the following:
- a CDS encoding FAD binding domain-containing protein: MKPAPFEYHAPATAAQAAALLAELGEEAKVIAGGQSLMPMLILRLAVFEHLVDLRRAGELRGIEQRADSVWIGAGTTHAAVGRSDEIRRSVPLLSRATPLIGHFQIRNRGTIGGSLAHADAAAEYPAVALTLDAQFETLSPRGRRTVPATEFFTGMWSTDLAADELLTGIEFPIRRGRCGYAIEEFARRSGDFAVAGAAVAVGIDADSRIDRCGIGLFGLGPTATRATATESEVIGHRVDTVAAQDVGHSATAGLNSVPADLHGCADYRRRIGAAMVARAWRRAVEEASND; encoded by the coding sequence ATGAAGCCCGCGCCGTTCGAATACCACGCACCCGCTACCGCGGCGCAGGCGGCCGCGTTGCTCGCCGAGCTCGGGGAGGAAGCCAAGGTCATTGCCGGTGGGCAGAGCCTGATGCCGATGCTGATCCTGCGGCTCGCGGTCTTCGAGCACTTGGTCGACCTGCGCCGGGCGGGCGAGCTGCGGGGCATCGAGCAGCGCGCGGATTCAGTGTGGATCGGTGCGGGGACAACGCATGCCGCGGTCGGGCGCTCCGATGAGATCCGCCGGTCGGTGCCGCTGCTGTCCAGGGCCACGCCACTGATCGGTCATTTCCAGATCCGCAATCGGGGCACCATCGGCGGTTCGCTCGCCCATGCCGACGCGGCGGCCGAATATCCGGCGGTCGCGTTGACGCTCGACGCACAGTTCGAGACGCTGTCACCGCGCGGGCGGCGTACCGTGCCCGCCACCGAGTTCTTCACCGGCATGTGGAGCACCGACCTGGCCGCCGATGAGCTGCTCACCGGCATCGAGTTCCCGATCCGGCGTGGTCGCTGCGGTTACGCGATCGAGGAATTCGCCAGGCGCAGTGGTGATTTCGCGGTGGCGGGGGCAGCGGTGGCGGTCGGTATCGATGCGGATTCGCGGATCGACCGGTGCGGCATCGGTCTGTTCGGGCTGGGGCCGACCGCGACGCGCGCCACCGCGACGGAGTCGGAGGTGATCGGCCACCGGGTCGACACCGTGGCGGCCCAGGACGTGGGACACAGTGCGACGGCGGGGCTGAATTCGGTTCCGGCCGATCTGCACGGTTGCGCTGATTACCGCCGACGGATCGGCGCGGCAATGGTGGCGCGCGCGTGGCGACGCGCGGTCGAGGAGGCGAGTAATGACTGA
- a CDS encoding (2Fe-2S)-binding protein: MTDVDIEVRVNDVVWRNRVPPRLTLADYLRGVCGLTGTHLGCEHGVCGACTVLLDGAAVRACLIFAVQADGAQITTVEGIASPDGALSPVQAAFRDHHGLQCGFCTPGFIVSVTAFLQENPDPTDTEIREGLSGNLCRCTGYQGIVKAVRAAADSMKGSE; encoded by the coding sequence ATGACTGACGTCGATATCGAGGTGCGGGTCAACGACGTGGTGTGGCGCAATCGTGTGCCGCCACGGCTGACCTTGGCCGACTATCTGCGGGGTGTGTGCGGGCTGACCGGCACCCATCTCGGCTGTGAACACGGTGTGTGCGGGGCCTGCACGGTGCTACTCGACGGTGCGGCGGTGCGGGCGTGCCTGATATTCGCGGTGCAGGCCGACGGTGCGCAGATCACCACCGTGGAGGGGATCGCGTCGCCGGATGGTGCGCTCTCACCGGTGCAGGCCGCGTTCCGTGATCACCACGGTCTCCAATGTGGTTTCTGCACACCGGGTTTCATCGTGTCGGTCACCGCGTTCCTGCAGGAGAATCCCGATCCGACCGACACCGAGATCCGGGAGGGGTTGTCCGGGAACCTGTGCCGCTGCACCGGATATCAGGGAATCGTGAAAGCCGTTCGAGCGGCGGCAGATTCGATGAAGGGATCCGAATGA
- a CDS encoding SRPBCC family protein, producing MKLENTFSIPVPVEDAWPVLLDLERIAPCVPGATLTGADGDGYGGKIKVKLGPVGLSYTGKIAIVSRDESACVAVLEGGGREVRGNGTAKATITCRLVESASGTEVFVDTELNITGKPAQFGRGALAEVAGTLIGQFAANLAELITASAPPASTTGRTDSTVRSLTPDPVGPPPRPPAEPIDLLAAAGFGGSKRYGPVLAAVALVAIVVLVRRGRSRASQVGDAIHHIRK from the coding sequence ATGAAACTGGAGAATACGTTCAGTATTCCGGTGCCGGTCGAGGATGCCTGGCCGGTGCTGCTCGACCTGGAGCGGATTGCGCCCTGTGTCCCGGGCGCGACGCTCACCGGCGCGGACGGGGATGGCTATGGCGGCAAGATCAAGGTCAAGCTCGGACCGGTCGGGCTGAGCTACACCGGGAAAATCGCGATCGTGTCGCGGGACGAATCGGCGTGCGTCGCGGTGCTCGAGGGCGGCGGCCGCGAGGTGCGCGGCAACGGCACCGCGAAGGCGACCATCACCTGTCGTCTGGTCGAATCCGCGAGTGGGACCGAGGTGTTCGTCGACACCGAACTCAACATCACCGGCAAACCGGCCCAATTCGGTCGGGGCGCGCTGGCCGAAGTCGCCGGCACTCTCATCGGTCAGTTCGCCGCCAACCTGGCGGAGCTGATCACCGCGTCGGCGCCACCCGCGTCGACCACTGGTCGAACCGACAGCACCGTTCGGTCCCTGACACCCGACCCCGTCGGTCCGCCGCCCCGCCCGCCCGCCGAGCCGATCGACCTGCTCGCCGCCGCCGGCTTCGGCGGTTCGAAACGCTACGGCCCGGTGCTCGCGGCGGTGGCACTGGTGGCGATCGTCGTGCTCGTGCGCCGTGGTCGTTCACGCGCGTCGCAAGTCGGCGACGCGATCCATCACATCAGGAAGTGA
- a CDS encoding mycofactocin-coupled SDR family oxidoreductase yields MAGRVEGKVAFITGAARGQGRSHAIRLAAEGANIIAIDVCKQLDGVNIPMSTPDDLAETVAQVKALGREIVAVEGDVRDLAAMQAVVDDGVRQFGRLDIVVANAGLASDGDRMDEMSEKTWRDMIDVNLTGVWMTTRVSIPHIVATGEGGSIILTSSVGGLRGAPNIGHYVTAKHGMLGIMRTLAMELGDKSIRVNTICPTQVATPMLLNEGTYRMFRPDLEHPTVDDFAAVSRMMHVLPTPWVEAEDISNAVLFLASAESRYITGVALPVDAGCMLK; encoded by the coding sequence ATGGCTGGAAGAGTCGAAGGAAAGGTCGCCTTTATCACGGGTGCGGCCCGCGGCCAGGGGCGTAGCCACGCGATCCGGCTGGCCGCGGAGGGCGCGAATATCATCGCCATCGACGTGTGCAAACAACTCGACGGCGTGAATATCCCGATGTCGACGCCGGACGACTTGGCCGAAACGGTGGCTCAGGTCAAGGCGCTCGGGCGCGAGATCGTCGCCGTCGAAGGCGATGTCCGCGACCTGGCCGCCATGCAGGCCGTGGTCGACGACGGTGTTCGGCAGTTCGGCCGCTTGGACATCGTGGTGGCCAACGCGGGCCTGGCCAGCGACGGCGACCGGATGGACGAGATGTCGGAAAAGACCTGGCGCGACATGATCGACGTCAACCTGACCGGCGTCTGGATGACCACCAGAGTGTCGATTCCGCACATCGTCGCCACCGGCGAGGGCGGGTCGATCATCTTGACCAGCTCCGTCGGCGGGCTGCGTGGAGCCCCGAACATCGGTCACTACGTCACCGCCAAACACGGCATGCTCGGCATTATGCGAACGCTGGCAATGGAGCTGGGCGACAAGAGCATTCGCGTCAACACCATCTGCCCCACCCAGGTGGCGACACCGATGCTGCTCAACGAGGGCACCTACCGCATGTTCCGTCCAGATCTGGAGCACCCCACCGTGGACGACTTCGCGGCCGTCTCCCGGATGATGCACGTGCTGCCCACGCCATGGGTGGAGGCGGAGGACATCAGCAACGCCGTACTGTTCCTCGCCTCTGCGGAGAGCCGCTACATCACCGGCGTCGCGCTGCCGGTCGACGCCGGCTGCATGCTCAAGTGA
- a CDS encoding TetR family transcriptional regulator, translated as MRRTFGRDASKQIIDVVLTLLETEGYDAVQLREVARRARVSLATVYKLFATRDELILAAIEQWMATNTYPDLARPIEGETLHDGLIRVLRHVFEPWERSPRMLEAFYRARSGPSGSRLDAQGLDAVLPVATEIFGGADPTYIADVGMVLTNMTYALIGRFVDKTLEITDILPTLERVMLRMTANNEPAARAAQNRGAVSRDLLAFLTAPYNRDPAVDSIDSDRSAAE; from the coding sequence GTGAGGCGGACATTCGGAAGAGATGCTTCGAAGCAGATCATCGACGTCGTGCTCACGCTGTTGGAGACCGAGGGCTACGACGCGGTTCAACTGCGCGAAGTCGCCCGGCGGGCCCGCGTGTCGCTGGCGACGGTGTACAAGCTGTTCGCCACCCGGGACGAACTGATCCTGGCGGCGATCGAGCAGTGGATGGCGACCAACACCTACCCCGATCTGGCACGGCCCATCGAGGGCGAAACGCTGCACGACGGGCTGATCCGGGTGCTGCGTCACGTATTCGAGCCGTGGGAGCGCAGCCCCAGGATGCTCGAGGCCTTCTACCGGGCACGTTCGGGTCCGAGTGGGTCGCGGCTCGACGCGCAGGGACTCGACGCCGTACTTCCGGTCGCCACCGAGATATTCGGCGGCGCCGATCCGACGTACATCGCCGACGTCGGGATGGTCCTCACCAATATGACCTACGCCCTCATCGGGCGATTCGTCGACAAGACGCTCGAGATCACCGATATCCTGCCCACGCTCGAACGGGTCATGCTGCGGATGACCGCCAACAACGAACCGGCCGCCCGCGCCGCGCAGAATCGCGGTGCGGTCTCGCGCGATCTACTGGCCTTCCTCACCGCGCCGTACAACCGGGATCCGGCCGTCGACAGTATCGATTCCGATCGGTCGGCGGCCGAGTAG
- a CDS encoding 2Fe-2S iron-sulfur cluster-binding protein has translation MESIISSSVDSAEPDIADTATDAEVTILLDGKRVSATARPGETVLETARRAGLVPPFSCEEGNCGTCMARLTGGRIEMEVNDALTDDDVAAGYILTCQALPRTAAITVEYE, from the coding sequence ATGGAGAGCATTATCAGCTCGAGCGTAGATTCCGCCGAACCCGATATCGCGGACACCGCCACCGATGCGGAAGTAACGATTCTGCTCGACGGAAAGCGGGTGTCCGCCACCGCGCGTCCCGGTGAAACCGTCCTGGAGACCGCTCGGCGGGCCGGTCTCGTTCCGCCCTTCTCGTGCGAGGAAGGCAATTGCGGGACCTGCATGGCCAGACTGACCGGCGGACGCATCGAGATGGAGGTGAACGACGCCTTGACCGACGACGATGTGGCCGCCGGATACATCCTCACCTGTCAAGCCCTGCCCCGGACCGCCGCGATAACCGTCGAATACGAATAA
- a CDS encoding cytochrome P450 codes for MTNFDTVNYFTDPSLVPDPHPYFDHLRDKCPVSREPHYGVYAVTGYEETAEVLRNSDAFSSCISVGGPFPPLPFEADSDDIGDLIEQYRTQLPMHEHMVTMDPPQHTYARSVLNRLLTPVRLKENEQFMWRLVDRQLDEFLAKGRCEFVSEYAKPFSLMVIADLLGVPEEEHEELRTVLGADRPGTKVGSLDHEPMATNPLEWLDEKFSAYISDRRCEPRDDVLTALALAKYPDGSTPEVIDVVRSATFLFGAGQETTAKLLAASLRILGDNPELQQTLRADRGRLPMFIEEVLRMDAPVKSGFRLARKSTTIGDVDIPAGSTVMVCPGAANRDPQRFENPHEFRLDRQNFREHMAFGRGVHSCPGGPLARVEGRVSLERILDRMLDITIDTAAHGPADDRRYTYEPTYILRGLTELHIEFSPGT; via the coding sequence ATGACGAATTTCGATACCGTCAACTATTTCACTGACCCGTCGCTTGTTCCCGACCCGCATCCGTATTTCGATCATCTGCGGGATAAATGCCCGGTGTCGCGCGAACCGCACTACGGCGTCTACGCCGTCACCGGATACGAGGAGACCGCCGAGGTACTGCGCAACAGTGACGCGTTCTCGTCGTGCATCTCGGTCGGTGGTCCATTTCCGCCGCTGCCCTTCGAGGCCGACAGTGACGATATCGGAGATCTGATCGAGCAGTACCGCACGCAGCTGCCCATGCACGAACATATGGTCACCATGGACCCGCCGCAGCACACCTACGCGCGGTCGGTGCTCAACCGCCTGCTCACTCCGGTACGGCTCAAGGAGAACGAGCAGTTCATGTGGCGGCTGGTCGACCGTCAGCTCGACGAGTTCCTCGCCAAGGGGCGCTGCGAGTTCGTGTCCGAGTACGCGAAGCCGTTCTCGCTCATGGTGATCGCCGACCTGCTCGGCGTTCCGGAGGAAGAGCACGAGGAGCTGCGCACCGTGCTCGGCGCCGACCGGCCGGGCACCAAGGTCGGTTCGCTCGACCACGAGCCGATGGCCACCAACCCGCTGGAATGGCTGGATGAGAAGTTCAGCGCCTATATCTCCGATCGTCGGTGCGAGCCCCGCGACGATGTGCTGACCGCACTGGCTTTGGCGAAGTATCCGGACGGTTCGACCCCGGAGGTGATCGATGTGGTGCGCTCGGCCACCTTCCTATTCGGGGCGGGGCAGGAGACCACCGCCAAGCTACTCGCCGCCTCGCTGCGCATCCTCGGCGACAATCCCGAACTGCAGCAGACCCTGCGGGCGGACCGCGGTCGCCTCCCGATGTTCATCGAGGAAGTGCTGCGCATGGATGCTCCGGTGAAAAGCGGCTTCCGGCTGGCGCGCAAGTCCACCACGATCGGCGATGTCGACATCCCCGCCGGGTCCACCGTGATGGTCTGCCCGGGTGCGGCCAATCGCGATCCGCAGCGGTTCGAGAACCCGCACGAATTCCGGCTCGATCGACAGAACTTCCGCGAGCACATGGCATTCGGGCGTGGCGTGCACTCCTGCCCGGGTGGGCCGCTGGCACGAGTGGAGGGCCGGGTCTCGCTCGAGCGGATCCTGGACCGCATGCTCGACATCACGATCGACACGGCCGCGCACGGTCCGGCCGATGATCGCCGGTACACCTACGAGCCGACCTACATCCTGCGCGGTCTCACCGAACTGCATATCGAATTCAGTCCCGGGACTTGA
- a CDS encoding undecaprenyl-diphosphate phosphatase, whose amino-acid sequence MLTYLQATVIGAVQGITELFPVSSLGHSVLVAAWLGRGWAELVDQGESDTDTPYLAFVVALHVATALALIGYYRRDWYAIVTGFVTTLRTGCLETVPQRLAWLIVIATVPVSILGPLLQRVLHELFSAPIYASIFLALNGVVLIVGEGLRRRNEPTLAEYGRRFARQQALSGVRTAEAESRRQSDRQLAALGFGDAVRIGFLQVGALLTGFSRSGLTMVGGLWRGLEHENAAKFAFLIATPAILGAGVMDLPELVGPRTEGIRGPIVVGAIVSGVSSWLAVRFLERYFQTRTLLPFAVYCLIAGVFSIMRFS is encoded by the coding sequence ATGCTCACCTATCTGCAAGCGACGGTCATTGGTGCGGTGCAAGGGATCACCGAACTGTTCCCGGTCTCGAGTCTCGGCCATTCCGTGCTGGTCGCCGCCTGGCTCGGGCGCGGCTGGGCAGAGCTGGTCGATCAAGGCGAATCCGACACGGACACACCGTATCTGGCGTTCGTGGTCGCGTTGCACGTGGCCACGGCGTTGGCGCTGATCGGCTACTACCGGCGCGATTGGTATGCCATCGTCACCGGTTTCGTCACCACGCTGCGGACCGGATGCCTGGAGACCGTGCCACAGCGGCTGGCGTGGCTGATCGTGATCGCCACCGTTCCGGTCAGCATCCTGGGTCCGTTGCTGCAACGTGTACTGCACGAACTGTTTTCGGCGCCGATCTACGCCAGCATCTTCCTGGCCCTCAACGGTGTCGTGTTGATCGTCGGTGAGGGATTACGTCGACGCAATGAGCCCACGCTCGCGGAATACGGGCGACGGTTCGCCCGGCAGCAGGCGCTGAGCGGTGTCCGCACCGCGGAGGCGGAGAGTCGCCGTCAATCCGACCGGCAGTTGGCCGCTCTCGGGTTCGGTGATGCCGTGCGCATCGGCTTCCTACAGGTCGGCGCCCTGCTGACCGGGTTCAGCCGGTCCGGTCTGACCATGGTCGGCGGACTGTGGCGTGGTCTCGAACACGAGAACGCCGCGAAGTTCGCCTTCCTGATCGCCACTCCGGCGATTCTGGGCGCGGGTGTGATGGATTTGCCCGAACTGGTCGGCCCGAGGACCGAGGGCATTCGCGGCCCAATCGTGGTCGGCGCCATCGTATCCGGCGTGTCGTCGTGGCTGGCGGTGCGGTTTCTGGAGCGCTACTTCCAGACCCGTACATTGCTGCCCTTCGCGGTGTATTGCCTGATCGCCGGGGTGTTCTCGATCATGCGATTCAGCTGA
- a CDS encoding dienelactone hydrolase family protein, which yields MTEFRPVAVRHHGADLVGALAVPAGSGPHPAVLVMHTAHGLSEQMRDRAARLAEHGYVALASDMYGGGQFFAEPEQAGEPFSSLMNSPDLMRARTVAWYRTLAALPEVDAARVAAIGFCFGGRCVLELARSGADAKAVVSFHGLLTTSEPAQPGRVRAHVAVYTGAQDPYAPPQHVDAVRQEMRKAGAPCDLTVFSTAGHGFTDPDAGSMGRPGIAYDRVADHVSWSGTLALLDTVLTS from the coding sequence GTGACGGAATTTCGGCCGGTGGCGGTGCGTCACCACGGAGCAGATCTGGTCGGCGCGCTGGCAGTGCCAGCGGGGTCCGGCCCGCATCCCGCGGTGCTGGTCATGCACACCGCGCATGGCCTGAGCGAACAGATGCGCGACCGCGCCGCCCGGCTCGCCGAGCACGGCTACGTCGCGTTGGCCAGCGACATGTACGGCGGCGGACAGTTTTTCGCCGAGCCCGAGCAGGCGGGCGAGCCCTTCAGCTCACTCATGAACTCGCCGGACCTGATGCGGGCCCGCACCGTCGCCTGGTATAGGACGCTGGCGGCCCTTCCCGAAGTCGATGCCGCCCGGGTGGCCGCCATCGGCTTCTGCTTCGGCGGCCGGTGCGTACTGGAACTGGCCCGCAGCGGCGCCGACGCGAAGGCGGTCGTCAGCTTTCACGGCCTGCTGACCACCAGCGAGCCCGCCCAGCCGGGACGAGTGCGAGCGCACGTCGCGGTGTACACCGGGGCGCAGGATCCGTACGCACCACCCCAGCACGTCGATGCGGTGCGACAGGAAATGCGCAAGGCGGGCGCACCCTGCGACCTCACCGTCTTCAGCACGGCCGGCCACGGTTTCACCGATCCGGACGCTGGATCGATGGGCCGACCCGGCATCGCCTACGACCGCGTCGCCGATCACGTCTCCTGGTCCGGCACCCTCGCCCTGCTGGACACCGTGCTCACGTCCTGA
- a CDS encoding sensor domain-containing diguanylate cyclase — protein MEEPQRSALASQWWQALTSICQVPMSARPALHLLGELVDQLATGLDADPFDTTPGVRAGQTLATTMSLPDPGVPIASAQVLYTLAEQCTRDDADQRIAALLTALGQGHQMQLSPTATPEQSAGRAADRRFRIVFDNAAVAIAISDIEGRLVDANQRMADMFGVPVEALVGKSVHHFAHPDDVDEIGTLIFDKLVPAREGTVKLERRAVRDDGSIVWSAFSVTYVKGTGGDADYLLGVGEDVTERHRLQQELHWQARHDQLTSLPNRRHLLERIQAIVAAAAHDDDHLGLCFTDLDRFKEINDRYGHAVGDQVLVATATRLRDSLQGTDCMIARIGGDEFVVLVSPPTDDRRVTAVADTLLSALVEPIIVGERQLYVSASIGAVVARVADAPAEALLDAADRGLYHAKTSSEHRWILRRFEPRTDP, from the coding sequence ATGGAGGAACCCCAGCGTTCGGCACTGGCATCGCAATGGTGGCAGGCACTGACCAGCATCTGCCAGGTGCCGATGTCCGCGCGACCGGCGCTGCACCTGCTCGGCGAACTCGTCGACCAACTCGCCACCGGACTCGACGCGGACCCGTTCGACACCACGCCGGGTGTGCGGGCCGGACAGACATTGGCGACGACGATGAGTCTGCCCGACCCGGGTGTACCCATCGCATCCGCGCAAGTCCTCTACACATTGGCCGAGCAGTGCACGCGCGACGACGCCGACCAGCGCATCGCGGCATTGCTCACCGCACTCGGGCAGGGCCACCAAATGCAGCTCTCCCCCACGGCGACCCCGGAGCAATCAGCTGGCCGGGCGGCGGACCGACGGTTCCGGATCGTTTTCGACAACGCGGCGGTGGCGATCGCCATCAGCGACATCGAGGGCAGGCTGGTCGACGCCAACCAACGCATGGCCGATATGTTCGGCGTCCCGGTCGAGGCACTGGTCGGAAAATCGGTCCACCACTTCGCGCACCCGGACGACGTCGACGAAATCGGCACCTTGATCTTCGACAAGCTCGTGCCAGCCCGCGAAGGCACGGTGAAACTCGAGCGTCGGGCTGTGCGCGACGATGGCAGCATCGTTTGGTCCGCCTTCTCGGTCACCTACGTGAAGGGAACCGGGGGCGACGCCGACTATCTACTCGGCGTCGGCGAAGATGTGACGGAGCGGCACCGGCTGCAGCAGGAGCTGCACTGGCAGGCCCGCCACGACCAGCTCACCAGCCTCCCCAACCGTCGTCACCTGCTGGAACGGATCCAGGCGATCGTCGCTGCCGCAGCGCACGACGACGATCACCTCGGATTGTGTTTCACCGACCTCGACAGATTCAAAGAGATCAACGACCGCTACGGCCACGCCGTGGGCGATCAGGTCCTCGTCGCGACAGCTACCCGCCTGCGCGACAGCCTGCAGGGAACCGACTGCATGATCGCCCGCATCGGCGGCGATGAGTTCGTCGTCCTGGTGTCGCCGCCCACCGACGACCGTCGAGTTACCGCGGTAGCCGATACCCTGCTGTCTGCCCTGGTTGAGCCGATTATCGTCGGCGAGCGGCAATTGTACGTGTCGGCCAGCATCGGGGCCGTCGTGGCGAGGGTGGCCGACGCACCGGCCGAGGCGCTGCTCGATGCCGCCGACCGCGGGCTCTATCACGCCAAGACCAGCAGCGAGCATCGGTGGATCCTGCGCCGGTTCGAGCCCCGCACCGACCCATAG
- a CDS encoding amidohydrolase family protein: MLIRDATVFGIGDTDVRWTHRHITECGRGLRPLPGEDDIDARGGWLLPGLHDHHVHLRALAAQEGSVRLGPPQIHTATEFATRLRQADADLPPQGWIRGVGYHESVAGDLDRAGLDRILPNRPIRIQHRSGALWILNSRACDLLGVHDCALPGVERDPAGYATGRLWRMDSWLGGRIGAPAPDPTAIAARAAALGITGFTDATPGLGQDDIDAFADSVASGRIPQRLHCMAPPAVLDPGTERFSLGPTKILLDDHTLPSLDEFTARLRELHEGGKSAAVHCVTRVQLVLTMAALDSAGVRAGDRIEHGAIVPAEAMAWLTEHAIPVITQPHFLVERAAQYAAEVPDADRPDLWRLGSLIAAGVGVAAGTDAPFGGPNPWPVVRAAIGRDSDSPTTEAISTRAALALFFGRPERPQLARTIAPGQLADLTLLATPPGEFTDALDTELVAATIVDGRPVYLAG, encoded by the coding sequence GTGCTGATCCGCGACGCGACGGTTTTCGGCATCGGCGACACCGATGTGCGCTGGACACACCGGCACATCACCGAATGCGGGCGAGGTCTGCGTCCGCTACCCGGCGAGGACGATATCGATGCCCGCGGCGGCTGGCTGCTGCCCGGCCTGCACGACCACCATGTGCACCTGCGCGCCCTCGCGGCCCAGGAAGGCTCGGTGCGACTCGGACCACCACAGATCCACACCGCCACTGAATTCGCCACCCGGCTTCGGCAGGCGGACGCGGACCTGCCGCCGCAGGGTTGGATTCGCGGCGTCGGCTACCACGAAAGCGTGGCGGGCGATCTGGATCGCGCCGGACTCGACCGCATACTGCCGAATCGGCCGATCCGGATACAGCACCGTTCGGGAGCACTGTGGATTCTCAATTCCCGGGCCTGCGACCTGCTCGGCGTGCACGACTGCGCGCTGCCCGGGGTGGAACGCGATCCCGCCGGATATGCCACCGGACGGCTGTGGCGGATGGACTCCTGGCTGGGCGGCCGCATCGGCGCTCCCGCACCGGATCCGACAGCGATCGCCGCCCGCGCCGCCGCGCTCGGTATCACCGGATTCACCGATGCGACACCGGGATTGGGACAGGACGATATCGATGCGTTCGCCGATTCGGTTGCCAGCGGCCGGATCCCGCAACGCCTGCACTGTATGGCGCCGCCGGCGGTCCTCGATCCAGGAACTGAACGATTCTCGTTGGGCCCTACCAAGATACTGCTTGACGATCACACGTTGCCCAGCCTCGATGAGTTCACCGCCAGGCTCCGGGAGTTGCACGAAGGCGGCAAGTCCGCGGCCGTGCACTGTGTGACCCGGGTACAGCTGGTGTTGACCATGGCGGCATTGGACAGCGCCGGCGTGCGCGCCGGAGACCGCATCGAACACGGCGCCATCGTCCCGGCGGAAGCCATGGCCTGGTTGACCGAACACGCGATCCCGGTGATCACCCAACCGCATTTCCTGGTGGAACGCGCCGCACAGTACGCCGCGGAAGTCCCCGATGCCGACCGGCCGGATCTGTGGCGGCTCGGTTCGCTGATCGCCGCCGGCGTCGGTGTCGCGGCAGGCACCGATGCACCGTTCGGCGGCCCGAATCCGTGGCCGGTGGTGCGCGCCGCCATCGGCCGCGACTCGGATTCACCGACAACCGAGGCGATTTCGACGCGTGCGGCACTTGCCTTGTTCTTCGGCCGGCCCGAACGACCACAGCTAGCACGCACCATCGCACCCGGACAGCTTGCCGATCTGACGCTACTGGCGACGCCGCCGGGAGAATTCACCGACGCACTCGACACCGAACTCGTCGCGGCCACCATTGTCGACGGCCGACCGGTGTACCTGGCCGGCTGA